The proteins below come from a single Argentina anserina chromosome 1, drPotAnse1.1, whole genome shotgun sequence genomic window:
- the LOC126800787 gene encoding uncharacterized protein LOC126800787 — MANQAESSQVVENPDGEANQPLAYIQIGQILCPVTGNVITHYFADGKDMLPSFYLSHFKEVEIIGIGHNPSDEEGSSESDASLPMDMATSYDHLIREPTIWADLNHPNVVRYYEAWIENRFSGISTTDDWEGGEIDVFKPCMYVQLELCESSLKTRLMPGSECMVSWIDKNERIRTLEDILHGLAYLHNKGLMHGDISSANILYGKDGRAKITDFGLARHIGKDVDFDTEQTLANPHVFYRAPERKEVGKPCTKSDIFSLGILLFEMMQPATTFGGRAIALNFLASNKGFPDHWKDLPAKKWVEKMVDHDLALRPSVSYLKENLEHIKTDILHSQVAFSV; from the exons ATGGTGAAGCGAACCAGCCTCTGGCCTATATCCAGATCGGACAAATTCTCTGTCCAGTGACCGGAAATGTTATAACTCATTACTTCGCAGATGGAAAAGATATG CTTCCGTCCTTCTACCTATCACACTTCAAAGAGGTAGAGATAATTG GCATTGGCCATAACCCCTCGGACGAAGAAGGCTCTAGTGAGTCTGATGCTTCTCTTCCAATGGATATGGCTACGAGTTATGATCATCTGATCAG GGAGCCAACGATATGGGCAGACTTGAATCACCCAAATGTTGTTCGCTATTATGAG GCTTGGATTGAGAATAGGTTTTCTGGCATCAGCACCACTGATGATTGGGAAGGGGGAGAGATTGATGTGTTCAAACCGTGCATGTATGTGCAGCTTGAACTTTGCGAAAG CTCTTTAAAAACTAGACTTATGCCGGGCAGTGAGTGCATGGTTTCGTGGATTGACAAAAACGAACGCATAAGGACTTTGGAAGACATTTTGCACGGTTTAGCTTATCTACACAATAAAGGGTTGATGCACGGTGACATCTCCAGTGCTAACATCCTTTATGGTAAAGATGGTCGTGCTAAGATCACCGATTTTGGACTAG CCCGACATATAGGTAAAGATGTCGACTTTGACACGGAACAGACCTTGGCTAATCCTCACGTATTCTACCGTGCACCTGAGAGGAAGGAGGTGGGAAAGCCTTGCACCAAGTCGGATATTTTTAGCTTGGGGATATTGTTGTTTGAGATGATGCAACCAGCAACAACATTTGGAGGCAGAGCAATCGCCCTTAATTTCTTGGCAAGCAACAAAGGTTTTCCTGATCATTGGAAGGACCTGCCCGCAAAGAAGTGGGTGGAGAAGATGGTAGACCATGATCTTGCCTTAAGACCATCGGTATCCTATTTGAAAGAGAACCTCGAACATATAAAGACGGACATTCTTCATTCCCAGGTAGCGTTTAGTGTATAA